From one Papio anubis isolate 15944 chromosome 12, Panubis1.0, whole genome shotgun sequence genomic stretch:
- the LOC101026982 gene encoding olfactory receptor 5A1-like, which produces MFVLLGLSDEKEMQLILFPVFLVICHVTLIWNMGLIILIRIDSHLHTLMYFFLSFLSFIDICYSSTISPRMLSDFLKDKKTISFLACATQYFWGAWMSLAECCLLVFMACDRRVPIGSPLQYSAIIVPGICWKMVAGIYRGGFLSSLVHTVPCFNLYYCGPNVIQDFFCNIFQIISLSRSNPFISQMILFLVATFVGLGSLFVILLSYGFIVASMLKISSTKGRAKAFNTCASHLAAVALFYGTTISVYMHPSSSHSMKQDKVLSVFSVVLIPMLNPLIYSLRNKEIKEALKRVINEATHLH; this is translated from the coding sequence ATGTTTGTTCTGCTGGGACTCTCAGATGAAAAAGAGATGCAGCTCATCCTCTTTCCAGTCTTCCTGGTGATTTGCCATGTGACCCTGATTTGGAACATGGGTCTTATCATCCTCATCAGAATAGACTCTCACCTGCACACACTCATGTACTTTTTTCTCAGTTTCCTGTCATTTATAGATATCTGCTATTCTTCTACCATCAGCCCAAGGATGCTTTCAGACTTCTTAAAAGACAAGAAGACAATTTCCTTCCTTGCCTGTGCCACTCAGTATTTTTGGGGGGCCTGGATGAGTCTGGCTGAGTGCTGCCTCTTGGTCTTCATGGCCTGTGACAGACGTGTGCCCATTGGCAGCCCCCTGCAGTACTCAGCAATCATAGTCCCTGGTATCTGTTGGAAAATGGTAGCTGGAATCTATCGGGGTGGATTCCTTAGTAGCTTAGTTCATACAGTCCCTTGCTTTAATCTCTACTACTGTGGGCCAAATGTCATTCAAGATTTCTTCTGTAACATATTTCAGATTATTTCCTTGTCTCGCTCCAACCCCTTTATCAGCCAAATGATTCTTTTTCTGGTAGCTACTTTTGTTGGGTTGGGCTCTTTGTTTGTTATCCTTTTGTCCTACGGTTTCATTGTAGCTTCCATGCTGAAAATATCATCAACCAAAGGTCGTGCCAAGGCCTTCAATACCTGTGCCTCCCACCTGGCTGCTGTGGCTCTCTTCTATGGCACAACCATTTCTGTATACATGCATCCTAGCTCTAGCCACTCCATGAAGCAGGACAAGGTGCTCTCAGTATTCTCTGTTGTCCTTATCCCCATGTTAAACCCTCTGATCTATAGTTTGAGGAACAAGGAAATCAAAGAGGCCCTCAAGAGGGTGATAAATGAGGCAACACATTTACATTAG
- the LOC100997289 gene encoding olfactory receptor 5AN1, whose protein sequence is MTRGGNITEITYFVLLGFSDFPRIITVLFTTFLVIYITSLAWNLSLIVLIRMDSHLHTPMYFFLSNLSFIDVCYISSTVPKMLSNFLQEEQTITFVGCIIQYFIFSTMGLSESCLMTAMAYDRYAAICNPLLYSSIMSPTLCVWMVLAAYMTGLTASLSQIGALLQLHFCGSNVIRHFFCDMPQLLILSCTDTFFVQVMTAVLTMFFGIASALVIMISYGYIGISIMKITSAKGRSKAFNTCASHLTAVSLFYSSGIFVYLSSSSGGSSSFDRFASVFYTVVIPMLNPLIYSLRNKEIKDALKRLQERRCC, encoded by the coding sequence ATGACTAGGGGAGGAAATATTACAGAAATCACATATTTCGTCCTGCTGGGATTCTCAGATTTTCCCAGGATCATAACAGTGCTCTTCACTACATTCCTGGTGATCTACATTACATCTCTGGCCTGGAACCTGTCCCTCATTGTTTTAATAAGGATGGATTCCCACCTCCATACACCCATGTATTTCTTCCTCAGTAACCTGTCCTTCATAGATGTCTGCTATATCAGCTCCACAGTTCCCAAGATGCTCTCCAACTTCTTACAGGAAGAGCAAACTATCACTTTTGTTGGTTGTATTATTCAGTACTTTATCTTTTCAACAATGGGACTGAGTGAGTCTTGTCTCATGACGGCCATGGCTTATGATCGTTATGCCGCCATTTGTAATCCCCTGCTCTATTCATCCATCATGTCACCCACCCTCTGTGTTTGGATGGTACTGGCAGCCTACATGACTGGCCTCACTGCTTCTTTATCCCAAATTGGTGCTTTGCTTCAACTCCACTTCTGTGGGTCTAATGTCATCAGACATTTCTTCTGTGATATGCCCCAACTGTTAATCTTGTCCTGTACTGACACTTTCTTTGTACAGGTCATGACTGCTGTATTAACCATGTTCTTTGGGATAGCAAGTGCCCTAGTTATCATGATCTCCTATGGCTATATTGGCATCTCCATCATGAAGATCACTTCAGCTAAAGGCAGGTCCAAGGCATTCAACACCTGTGCTTCTCATCTAACAGCTGTTTCCCTCTTCTATTCATCAGGAATCTTTGTCTATTTGAGTTCCAGCTCTGGAGGTTCTTCCAGCTTTGACAGATTTGCATCAGTTTTCTACACCGTGGTCATTCCTATGTTAAATCCCTTGATTTACAGTTTGAggaacaaagaaattaaagatgccTTGAAGAGGTTGCAAGAGAGAAGGTGCTGCTGA